A portion of the Chlamydia caviae GPIC genome contains these proteins:
- the lepA gene encoding translation elongation factor 4 has translation MKEYKLENIRNFSIIAHIDHGKSTIADRLLESTSTVEQREMREQLLDSMDLERERGITIKAHPVTMYYEYNGEVYQLNLIDTPGHVDFSYEVSRSLAACEGALLIVDAAQGVQAQSLANVYLALERDLEIIPILNKIDLPAANPERIRKQIEDYIGLDTTHAIACSAKTGEGISEILEAIIELIPPPKLPEETELKALIFDSHYDPYVGIMVYVRVISGEIKKGDRITFMATKGSAFEVLGVGAFLPEATLIEGSLRAGQVGYFIANLKKVKDVKIGDTVTTVKHPAKVPLDGFKEINPVVFAGIYPIDSSDFDTLKDALGRLQLNDSALTIEQESSHSLGFGFRCGFLGLLHLEIVFERIIREFDLDIIATAPSVIYKIVLKNGKTLFIDNPTAYPDPSIIEHLEEPWVHVNIITPQEYLSSIMNLCLDKRGVCLKTEMLDQHRLVLSYDLPLNEIVSDFNDKLKSVTKGYGSFDYRLGDYRKGSIIKLEILINDEPVDAFSCLVHRDKAEARGRSICEKLVDVIPQQLFKIPIQAAINKKVIARETIRALSKNVTAKCYGGDITRKRKLWEKQKKGKKRMKEFGKVSIPNTAFIEVLKID, from the coding sequence TTGAAAGAGTATAAATTAGAAAATATTCGAAACTTTTCTATTATTGCGCATATTGATCACGGAAAATCTACAATTGCTGATCGCCTGCTTGAAAGTACAAGTACTGTTGAGCAAAGAGAAATGCGTGAACAGCTCCTGGATTCTATGGATCTTGAGCGAGAACGTGGGATCACCATTAAAGCGCATCCCGTGACTATGTATTATGAATACAATGGTGAAGTTTATCAGCTTAATCTCATAGACACTCCCGGCCACGTAGATTTTTCTTATGAAGTTTCGCGTTCTCTAGCAGCTTGTGAAGGTGCTTTGCTTATTGTTGACGCTGCTCAAGGTGTGCAAGCGCAGAGTTTAGCTAACGTGTATCTAGCATTAGAGCGTGATTTAGAGATTATTCCTATTTTAAATAAGATTGATCTGCCTGCTGCCAATCCAGAGAGAATCCGCAAACAAATCGAAGATTACATAGGGTTAGATACCACCCACGCAATCGCCTGTTCGGCAAAAACAGGAGAAGGAATCTCTGAGATTCTTGAGGCAATAATAGAACTTATTCCTCCACCAAAGCTCCCTGAAGAAACTGAATTAAAAGCTTTAATTTTTGACTCTCACTACGATCCTTATGTGGGAATTATGGTCTATGTCCGTGTGATCAGCGGAGAGATCAAAAAAGGTGATCGCATTACTTTTATGGCGACAAAAGGTTCTGCTTTTGAAGTCTTAGGTGTTGGTGCTTTCCTTCCTGAGGCTACGTTAATTGAAGGATCGCTACGTGCGGGTCAGGTAGGCTATTTCATTGCCAACCTAAAAAAAGTAAAAGATGTGAAAATTGGGGATACCGTAACTACGGTAAAACATCCGGCAAAAGTACCTCTGGATGGATTTAAGGAAATTAATCCCGTGGTTTTTGCAGGTATCTACCCTATTGATTCCTCAGATTTCGATACTTTGAAAGATGCTTTAGGACGTTTACAGCTTAATGATTCAGCTTTAACTATAGAGCAAGAGAGTAGCCATTCTTTAGGTTTTGGCTTCCGTTGTGGATTTTTAGGGCTACTACATTTAGAGATTGTCTTTGAAAGAATTATCAGAGAGTTTGACCTTGATATTATCGCTACAGCACCTAGCGTAATCTATAAAATTGTCTTAAAAAATGGAAAAACCCTGTTTATAGACAATCCTACGGCCTACCCTGATCCTTCTATTATTGAGCATTTAGAAGAGCCTTGGGTGCATGTGAATATCATTACACCTCAAGAATACCTAAGCAGTATTATGAACTTATGTTTAGATAAACGTGGAGTGTGTCTAAAAACAGAAATGTTAGATCAGCATAGATTAGTTCTTTCTTATGATCTTCCTTTAAATGAAATCGTCTCAGATTTTAATGACAAATTAAAATCTGTAACCAAAGGCTATGGATCCTTTGATTACCGTTTAGGAGATTACCGTAAAGGCTCGATCATAAAGCTTGAAATTCTAATCAATGATGAGCCTGTTGATGCCTTTTCATGTCTTGTACATAGGGACAAGGCAGAAGCTCGTGGACGAAGTATCTGTGAAAAGCTTGTTGATGTAATTCCTCAGCAACTTTTTAAAATTCCTATTCAAGCTGCTATCAATAAAAAAGTAATCGCTCGCGAAACGATTCGTGCTCTTTCCAAAAACGTTACTGCAAAGTGTTATGGTGGCGATATCACGAGAAAACGCAAACTCTGGGAAAAGCAGAAAAAAGGTAAAAAGCGTATGAAGGAATTCGGAAAAGTTTCTATTCCAAATACTGCTTTTATTGAAGTTCTCAAAATCGACTAA
- a CDS encoding EscV/YscV/HrcV family type III secretion system export apparatus protein, producing the protein MALIPLGILLSFLIPLPQVLLDIGLCINFILSLTVVFWVFSLKSSRDAKLFPPLFLYLCLFRLGLNLASTRLILSSGWASSMIFSLGNFFSSGSLGAGTVACCLFFLVNFLVIAKGSERIAEVRARFILEALPGKQMSLDADLLSGRASGMDVEKQKQDLFEESDFFSSMEGVFRFVKGDAIVSCILLIVNSIAATYFSYSLDGTTDSLWLTVVGDALVSQVPALLTSCAAATLISKVGQKDSLIEHMMNYYEQARIHFRTIALLLSSLLFIPGTPKGSVALFVIALFIAYKEPKGIQDLALIPEEFQQIHLSLPTNYTGEDPREIYAQVREDIFNETGVLFPQEIQIIHTEKKASLSCGGQHFCLKEVSQLHLLLILRNLAPDAIHGRYIKALIRDAQNILGISIEEIIPKKISENSLLFLIKALVKERISLRLFPKILEAIALYGSHDESLETLSEKIRKYLGKHIGRALWNKENTLEVITVDSHVERMIGDLYSQSHPLMCDKVVHQVQNLLGQSGNEGFRAIITGCESRFELRKMIEPHFPDLLVLSHNELPEEIPISLLGSVSDEVLTL; encoded by the coding sequence ATGGCTCTTATTCCCTTAGGTATTCTGCTTTCTTTTTTAATTCCCTTACCTCAAGTGCTTTTGGATATAGGATTGTGTATCAATTTTATCCTATCTTTAACCGTTGTCTTTTGGGTATTTTCCTTAAAATCAAGTCGTGACGCTAAGCTCTTCCCACCGTTATTTTTGTATCTCTGCTTATTTCGTTTGGGGTTAAACCTTGCGTCAACTCGATTGATTTTATCTTCGGGTTGGGCATCTTCTATGATCTTTTCTTTAGGCAATTTCTTTTCCTCAGGAAGTCTAGGAGCCGGAACTGTTGCCTGCTGTCTATTCTTTCTAGTAAACTTTCTTGTCATTGCTAAGGGATCAGAAAGAATTGCTGAAGTTCGCGCTCGATTTATTTTAGAAGCGCTTCCTGGAAAGCAAATGTCTCTAGATGCTGATCTTTTGTCTGGAAGAGCGTCCGGTATGGATGTAGAAAAGCAAAAACAGGACCTTTTTGAAGAGAGTGATTTTTTTTCCTCTATGGAAGGGGTATTTCGCTTTGTAAAAGGAGATGCCATTGTCAGCTGTATTTTGCTTATCGTTAACTCTATAGCCGCCACCTATTTCTCTTATTCTTTGGACGGCACTACGGATAGTTTGTGGCTCACGGTTGTTGGAGATGCTTTAGTAAGCCAAGTTCCTGCGCTATTGACATCGTGTGCTGCGGCTACATTGATATCAAAGGTGGGGCAAAAGGACTCTCTCATCGAGCATATGATGAATTACTATGAGCAAGCTCGAATCCATTTTCGAACAATTGCTCTTTTGCTCTCCTCGTTACTCTTTATTCCCGGAACCCCTAAGGGATCTGTGGCTCTTTTTGTCATTGCACTATTTATTGCATATAAAGAACCAAAAGGCATTCAGGATCTAGCGCTTATACCCGAAGAATTTCAACAAATACATCTGTCTCTTCCAACGAATTACACAGGAGAAGATCCAAGAGAGATCTATGCGCAAGTTCGTGAAGATATCTTCAATGAAACCGGAGTGCTGTTTCCTCAGGAAATACAGATAATTCATACTGAGAAAAAAGCTTCATTAAGTTGTGGCGGGCAGCATTTTTGTCTTAAAGAAGTATCGCAGTTACATCTCTTGCTAATATTAAGAAATTTAGCTCCAGACGCTATTCATGGAAGATATATCAAAGCTCTTATAAGAGATGCTCAAAATATTTTAGGGATCTCTATTGAGGAGATTATTCCAAAAAAAATCTCTGAAAACTCCCTGCTCTTTTTAATAAAAGCTCTAGTTAAGGAACGCATTTCTTTAAGGTTGTTCCCTAAGATATTGGAAGCGATAGCGTTATATGGCTCTCATGACGAAAGTCTAGAAACTCTTTCCGAGAAGATCAGAAAATATCTAGGGAAACATATAGGAAGAGCTCTTTGGAACAAGGAAAACACTTTAGAAGTTATTACCGTAGATTCACATGTAGAACGAATGATTGGTGACCTATACTCACAATCGCATCCCCTAATGTGTGATAAAGTTGTTCATCAAGTGCAAAATCTCCTGGGACAATCGGGAAATGAAGGTTTTCGAGCGATCATTACCGGATGCGAATCACGTTTTGAATTAAGAAAAATGATCGAACCACATTTTCCAGATCTTCTTGTTTTATCGCATAATGAACTCCCTGAAGAAATCCCTATTTCCCTTTTAGGATCTGTCTCAGATGAGGTTTTGACACTTTAA
- a CDS encoding macro domain-containing protein produces MSQPINTHGSSYCIPRTSCSQVQPSQDRQRIAKRVALASAAALSLVWVVTTLALAITLAMPALAVATVIFSIIAVACCVLLNKKPQRDATPYPPLEEGMPENPRLTIPETRRAQPRSPESQSALVDTPAPAQPQDAPASSHLVPSAYELLSGWIPLPFSAAINIPVFDAVDITAPMKIWKALNTKTVLVSTAGDITKPRFTTQDLSPMLVNAANSTMFRGGSGTNYHFTQAVSKRGWENSKENKTTLQVGECSAGKWINADGTNNDLKPEGPAFLAQLLGPTAAQLNNDAKQCYQVVTQAYENCFAKALEKGAKYVQVPLISSSAFAPSKDLIVDGRSVRDQWIDSVKAALVTAAQHFAEANPDAEMVIVVTDINTLPL; encoded by the coding sequence ATGTCACAACCTATCAATACCCATGGATCGTCCTATTGTATTCCCAGGACATCTTGTTCTCAAGTGCAACCCAGTCAAGATAGACAAAGAATCGCTAAGCGGGTAGCGCTGGCTAGTGCCGCTGCTTTGTCCCTTGTCTGGGTTGTGACAACCCTAGCTTTAGCCATCACGCTAGCAATGCCTGCTCTTGCTGTTGCTACGGTGATATTTTCTATAATTGCTGTGGCCTGCTGCGTTCTGCTAAACAAGAAACCTCAAAGAGACGCTACTCCTTACCCGCCTTTGGAAGAAGGAATGCCCGAGAATCCAAGACTGACGATTCCTGAAACTCGACGTGCCCAACCGCGATCTCCAGAAAGTCAATCGGCTCTTGTTGACACACCAGCTCCTGCGCAACCTCAGGATGCCCCTGCGTCTTCACATCTTGTTCCGAGTGCTTACGAATTACTTAGTGGGTGGATACCACTACCTTTCTCAGCGGCTATCAATATACCGGTATTCGATGCTGTCGATATTACAGCTCCCATGAAAATCTGGAAAGCACTAAACACCAAAACCGTCTTAGTATCTACCGCTGGAGACATTACTAAACCTAGATTTACCACTCAGGACCTGTCTCCGATGTTGGTAAACGCTGCTAATAGCACTATGTTCCGAGGAGGTAGTGGAACAAATTACCACTTTACACAAGCAGTAAGTAAACGAGGATGGGAAAATTCCAAAGAAAATAAGACTACATTACAAGTTGGTGAGTGTAGCGCTGGAAAATGGATAAATGCTGATGGCACGAATAATGATCTTAAACCTGAAGGCCCAGCATTTCTTGCACAACTTTTAGGACCCACAGCTGCTCAGCTAAACAACGATGCAAAACAATGTTACCAAGTTGTTACTCAAGCATATGAGAACTGCTTTGCTAAAGCTCTGGAAAAAGGGGCTAAGTATGTTCAAGTCCCTCTTATCTCATCCAGTGCTTTTGCTCCGAGCAAAGACCTTATAGTAGATGGACGTAGTGTTCGCGATCAATGGATAGATAGTGTAAAAGCTGCTTTGGTAACAGCTGCTCAACACTTTGCAGAAGCAAATCCTGATGCAGAGATGGTTATTGTCGTTACCGATATCAATACCTTACCTCTTTAG
- the tyrS gene encoding tyrosine--tRNA ligase: MRDFIKHLKDRGILEDFSHGLDSVESPISAYLGFDPTAASLHIGHWIGICFLRRMASFGITPVALVGSATGMIGDPSGKSIERTLLESNEVAHNSKKLSECLSHYLPGVQIVNNMEWFQGTTVIDFLRDVGKHFRLGTMLGKDTIKQRIQSEEGISYTEFSYILLQSYDFAHLFEKHGIALQCGGSDQWGNITSGIDYIRRKGLGQAYGLTYPLLTNSQGKKIGKTESGTIWLDPTLTSPYELYQYFLRLPDAEVPKIARTLTLLSNEEIFDLDKKFLSDPIAVKKFVTETIVTSIHGEDGLKKAQMVTQSMHPGKVSSISEKDFQDLISMGQGISLDRVQTLGKRWIDLFVGVGFCNSKGEARRLIEQKGLYVNSEPIADEHSVFEERQVCYDQYVLLAQGKKKKLVLHLI, from the coding sequence ATGCGGGATTTCATAAAGCATCTGAAGGATCGAGGAATTTTAGAAGATTTTTCTCATGGATTAGACAGTGTAGAATCTCCCATTTCCGCATATCTCGGATTTGATCCTACAGCCGCTTCTCTCCATATTGGACATTGGATAGGGATATGCTTTTTACGTAGAATGGCTAGCTTTGGTATTACTCCTGTAGCTCTAGTAGGCTCTGCTACGGGGATGATAGGGGACCCATCAGGGAAAAGTATAGAGCGTACTTTGCTGGAGAGTAATGAGGTAGCGCACAATAGCAAGAAGCTTTCCGAGTGTCTTTCTCACTATTTGCCTGGAGTGCAAATAGTGAACAACATGGAGTGGTTTCAAGGCACCACCGTGATTGATTTTCTTCGAGATGTAGGGAAGCACTTTAGATTAGGAACAATGCTAGGCAAGGATACAATTAAACAGCGTATTCAGTCCGAAGAGGGCATTAGTTATACTGAATTTAGCTACATCCTCTTGCAATCATATGATTTTGCCCATCTATTTGAAAAGCATGGGATAGCTTTGCAGTGCGGAGGAAGTGATCAGTGGGGGAACATTACCTCAGGAATTGATTATATCCGTCGTAAGGGATTAGGACAGGCCTATGGGCTAACGTACCCATTATTAACAAATAGCCAAGGGAAGAAGATCGGGAAGACCGAATCGGGAACTATTTGGCTGGATCCTACTTTAACTTCTCCTTATGAGCTATACCAGTACTTTTTAAGATTGCCCGATGCAGAGGTTCCTAAAATAGCACGCACGCTAACTTTATTGAGCAATGAAGAAATCTTTGATTTAGATAAGAAGTTCCTTTCAGATCCCATAGCTGTGAAGAAGTTTGTTACTGAAACTATAGTTACTTCCATACACGGTGAAGATGGGCTTAAGAAAGCTCAAATGGTTACTCAAAGTATGCATCCTGGTAAAGTATCTTCCATTTCTGAGAAAGATTTCCAAGATCTTATTTCTATGGGCCAAGGAATCTCTTTAGATCGCGTACAGACCCTTGGCAAACGATGGATAGATCTCTTTGTTGGGGTGGGATTCTGTAACTCTAAAGGAGAGGCTAGAAGATTGATCGAACAGAAAGGTCTCTATGTAAATAGTGAACCTATAGCTGATGAGCACAGTGTGTTTGAAGAACGTCAAGTTTGTTACGATCAATATGTTTTACTAGCACAAGGAAAAAAGAAAAAATTAGTTTTGCATCTAATTTAA
- a CDS encoding macro domain-containing protein, whose product MTHSLTTPPFGQTQLPSEIPPKRNSVTSKAFRIAMVVIAGLAVLGTIIPSVITGILSLLSLCALTVPLLLISLFLLRRSCLKPKIAERIDMKSIPRGASFLFEVDENIKHTQILEEYGEVVTDWSSLPRIFGETTPSLLNKTWKINNSQTTLFTTTGVIYSPRVHCCCNLMIVVEHNTILSNLDALNISCVIPDMQEGECISMRWKNSDGSSNKKKLGLPNFLGFIQGPDPESHNHHPAAAFTLAKTAYANCLNEAINQGADMIQLPLISTAPAQLSSDPQEAAIWKSAIQTGLVAALTQFASSNPKTIMNVVVVSPPGLGLSL is encoded by the coding sequence ATGACACATAGCCTTACCACCCCACCTTTTGGACAAACACAACTTCCCTCTGAAATACCCCCTAAAAGAAATAGCGTTACCTCAAAAGCTTTCCGTATTGCCATGGTCGTCATTGCAGGTTTAGCGGTACTTGGAACTATTATTCCCTCTGTAATCACGGGAATTTTATCTCTTCTTTCTCTATGTGCTCTAACCGTTCCCCTACTCCTTATATCCCTATTCCTTCTTAGAAGATCCTGTCTAAAGCCTAAAATAGCAGAAAGAATAGATATGAAATCTATTCCTAGGGGGGCGTCCTTCCTTTTTGAAGTGGATGAAAACATCAAGCATACGCAAATCTTAGAAGAGTACGGCGAGGTAGTTACTGATTGGAGTAGCCTACCACGTATCTTTGGAGAAACTACACCCTCTTTACTGAATAAAACCTGGAAAATCAATAACTCACAAACAACTCTATTTACCACTACAGGAGTGATTTATTCTCCACGAGTTCATTGCTGCTGTAATCTCATGATTGTAGTAGAACATAATACAATCCTGTCAAACTTAGATGCATTGAACATCTCTTGTGTAATCCCTGATATGCAAGAGGGGGAATGCATTTCTATGCGTTGGAAAAACTCTGACGGATCTAGCAATAAGAAAAAACTCGGCTTACCAAATTTCCTAGGTTTTATCCAAGGCCCCGATCCTGAATCCCATAACCATCATCCCGCTGCTGCCTTTACCCTGGCAAAAACTGCCTATGCAAATTGTCTAAATGAGGCGATTAATCAAGGTGCTGATATGATTCAACTTCCACTCATATCTACAGCGCCCGCACAACTCTCATCAGACCCTCAAGAAGCTGCTATATGGAAATCGGCTATACAAACAGGTTTAGTTGCAGCACTAACGCAATTCGCAAGCTCAAATCCTAAAACGATCATGAACGTTGTTGTCGTGAGTCCTCCTGGATTAGGACTTTCATTATAA
- the gnd gene encoding decarboxylating NADP(+)-dependent phosphogluconate dehydrogenase, with amino-acid sequence MTEQADIGLIGLAVMGKNLVLNMIDHGFSISVYNRSPEKTREFLQEHSQNTLLQGHENLEDFVRSLKRPRKVMLMIKAGAPVDQSIESLLPYLEPGDIIIDGGNSYYKDSERRCRDLKEKGILFVGMGISGGEEGARKGPSIMPGGNSEAWPAIAPIFQGISAKVHGNPCCCWVGSGGAGHYVKTVHNGIEYGDIQLICEAYGLLRTRLGISPEGISEIFAEWNSRELESYLMRISVEVLSLKGPDGSPVIDTILDVAGQKGTGRWTAIDAIDSGVPLSLIIESVLARFLSSWKTVREQAASELPGIPIVFEKPRDPHLFIEDVFQALYASKIISYAQGFMLLKQASEEHQWNLNFGELALLWRGGCIIQSAFLDAIHKGFENEPEAPSLILQTYFKSTLQNSESGWRRTVAYAVGSGYPVPCLAAALTFYDGYRTKDSSIALAQGLRDYFGAHSYERKDRPRGEFYHTDWIGTKTTTAVK; translated from the coding sequence GTGACAGAGCAAGCAGATATTGGGCTAATTGGTTTAGCTGTAATGGGGAAAAACCTTGTATTAAACATGATAGATCACGGTTTTTCTATTTCTGTTTATAACCGTAGTCCAGAGAAAACCCGAGAGTTTCTACAAGAACATTCTCAAAATACCCTCCTTCAGGGACACGAAAATTTAGAAGACTTTGTGCGTTCTTTAAAACGTCCTAGAAAAGTGATGCTGATGATCAAAGCAGGAGCTCCTGTAGATCAAAGTATCGAATCATTGCTACCTTATCTTGAACCTGGAGATATTATTATCGACGGGGGAAACAGCTATTATAAAGATTCAGAAAGGCGATGCCGAGACCTCAAAGAAAAGGGCATACTTTTTGTAGGGATGGGGATTTCTGGAGGCGAGGAAGGTGCTCGCAAGGGACCTTCTATTATGCCCGGAGGTAATAGTGAGGCGTGGCCAGCTATAGCCCCTATCTTTCAAGGTATTTCTGCTAAGGTTCATGGTAACCCCTGCTGTTGTTGGGTTGGCTCTGGAGGGGCAGGGCATTATGTAAAGACTGTACATAATGGTATTGAATACGGAGATATACAATTAATCTGCGAAGCTTACGGATTATTAAGGACACGTTTAGGCATCTCTCCAGAGGGTATATCGGAAATTTTTGCCGAATGGAATAGCCGAGAGTTAGAAAGCTACCTTATGAGAATTTCTGTAGAGGTGCTTTCTTTAAAAGGTCCTGACGGATCTCCTGTTATTGATACAATTTTAGATGTCGCAGGACAAAAGGGGACAGGCCGCTGGACAGCCATAGATGCTATCGACTCTGGAGTCCCTCTTTCTTTAATTATTGAATCTGTATTAGCGCGCTTTCTCTCTTCATGGAAAACGGTACGAGAACAGGCTGCTAGCGAACTTCCTGGTATTCCTATAGTCTTTGAAAAACCCAGAGACCCGCATCTTTTTATCGAAGATGTATTCCAGGCATTATATGCTTCGAAAATTATTAGCTATGCTCAAGGATTCATGCTGTTAAAACAAGCATCAGAAGAGCATCAATGGAATCTAAATTTCGGAGAGCTCGCTCTATTGTGGAGAGGAGGCTGTATCATCCAAAGCGCATTTTTAGATGCTATCCATAAAGGCTTTGAAAATGAACCCGAGGCTCCTTCGCTAATTTTACAAACCTATTTCAAATCCACATTACAAAACTCAGAATCTGGCTGGCGTAGAACTGTTGCTTACGCAGTTGGTTCAGGATATCCTGTGCCTTGTTTAGCAGCTGCTTTGACCTTCTATGATGGTTACCGAACAAAAGACTCTTCAATAGCTTTAGCTCAAGGACTACGAGATTATTTTGGAGCGCATTCTTACGAACGTAAGGATAGACCTCGAGGAGAATTCTACCATACAGACTGGATAGGGACTAAAACTACAACAGCAGTAAAATAA
- a CDS encoding membrane protein → MSPKKISSDNNPLPPHQIFNLTPKQRFSIKGCFHRVLYNPNTRETTQKVLAILGGLALVAGVACGITLGALGAPGLAIATAIGITLGTILLGTSLALIPSNTKSSMKKRLHSAFEKSRGYDFLSQDLAQTLKANFKESSSLPKDMEAPGAENINIFTAKGNPNVKLATFKTPSFSSPIIDHNTEVSRVCFVPPEADLANPNTIHNSAVDLFRFEMGDYNWNIGLTEFSQTPKTPGGWKCTEWSDVTQSPKDSPKQLINVWNPFGHYPTTANEQPGDKPHPLYGQRSLENQQKMFTSFFKSLIANGIHHIGIYGHDLMFPKDHKNEFYINTFAPLDAKFESRVLTALSLALSEIANDQDSRLTVCLYGLLENPLRQAKPIVYGTIDDFDDSDFNEFDDFDA, encoded by the coding sequence ATGTCGCCCAAAAAAATTTCATCGGATAATAATCCGCTACCACCACATCAAATATTTAATCTAACTCCTAAGCAGCGTTTTTCTATAAAGGGATGTTTTCATAGGGTTTTATATAATCCAAACACCCGAGAGACTACTCAGAAGGTTCTTGCGATCTTAGGAGGACTTGCTTTAGTTGCAGGAGTGGCCTGTGGTATCACTTTAGGAGCACTTGGAGCCCCTGGCCTAGCAATTGCTACGGCTATAGGGATTACTCTGGGAACAATTTTATTAGGAACATCGTTAGCGCTTATCCCTAGCAACACCAAGAGCAGCATGAAGAAAAGACTTCATAGCGCTTTTGAAAAAAGCAGGGGTTATGACTTCCTTTCTCAAGATCTTGCCCAGACGTTAAAGGCAAACTTTAAGGAAAGCTCTTCTCTACCTAAAGATATGGAAGCTCCTGGTGCAGAAAATATCAATATCTTCACTGCGAAAGGCAACCCTAACGTTAAGTTGGCAACTTTTAAAACCCCCTCGTTTTCTTCTCCTATTATTGATCATAACACAGAAGTCTCTCGAGTGTGTTTCGTCCCTCCCGAAGCTGATCTTGCAAATCCGAATACTATTCACAATAGTGCTGTAGATCTATTTAGGTTCGAAATGGGAGATTATAATTGGAATATAGGGCTCACAGAGTTTTCCCAAACGCCTAAAACTCCTGGGGGATGGAAATGTACAGAATGGAGCGATGTTACACAATCCCCCAAAGATAGTCCAAAACAGCTCATTAATGTATGGAATCCCTTTGGGCATTACCCCACAACAGCAAATGAACAACCTGGGGATAAACCTCATCCCCTGTACGGACAAAGAAGCTTGGAAAATCAGCAAAAGATGTTTACCAGCTTCTTTAAATCCTTAATTGCTAACGGAATTCACCATATTGGAATTTATGGACATGATCTTATGTTCCCAAAAGATCATAAGAACGAATTCTATATCAACACATTTGCACCACTCGATGCAAAATTCGAAAGTAGGGTGTTAACAGCGTTATCCTTAGCTTTATCTGAAATAGCTAATGATCAAGATAGTCGTCTAACTGTCTGTCTTTACGGTTTGCTGGAGAATCCTCTACGCCAAGCGAAACCTATAGTTTACGGAACAATCGATGACTTTGACGATAGCGATTTTAATGAGTTTGACGATTTTGATGCTTAA
- a CDS encoding 2Fe-2S iron-sulfur cluster-binding protein, translating into MAKLIVSSDDETQEFELEDGSSITEPCESSGVPFACTEGVCGTCVIEVLEGKENLSDFTDEEKDFLGEPEDSNERLACQCKIKGGCVKVTF; encoded by the coding sequence ATGGCAAAGTTAATCGTTTCATCCGACGACGAAACACAAGAGTTTGAGCTAGAAGATGGTTCTAGCATTACTGAGCCTTGTGAATCTTCAGGCGTTCCTTTTGCATGTACTGAGGGTGTTTGCGGCACCTGTGTTATTGAGGTCTTAGAAGGAAAAGAAAACCTCTCCGACTTCACCGATGAGGAAAAAGATTTTCTTGGTGAACCTGAGGATTCCAACGAACGTTTAGCCTGCCAATGCAAAATTAAGGGTGGCTGCGTTAAGGTGACCTTTTAA
- a CDS encoding FliA/WhiG family RNA polymerase sigma factor, whose amino-acid sequence MKTQNTQNISEIWELYWETQEIEYRDTLIDFYLHLVKCVVHRLISGMPSHVKTEDLYASGVEGLVRAVERFDPEKSRRFEGYALFLIKAAIIDDLRKQDWVPRSVHQKANKLSEAMDTLRQSLGREPTDGDLCEYFQISQQELSGWFISARPALIISLNEERPSLSDGESGVALEERIPDERAETGYDIVDKKEFSSFLANAIEGLEEKERKVMALYYYEELVLKEIGKILGVSESRVSQIHSKALIKLRAALSAFI is encoded by the coding sequence GTGAAAACACAAAACACGCAAAACATTTCTGAGATTTGGGAATTATATTGGGAAACCCAAGAGATTGAGTATCGAGATACTTTGATCGATTTTTACCTACATCTAGTCAAATGTGTAGTTCACCGTTTGATTTCAGGTATGCCTTCCCATGTAAAGACCGAAGACCTGTATGCTTCCGGAGTAGAGGGATTAGTGCGCGCCGTAGAGCGCTTTGATCCAGAGAAAAGTCGTCGTTTCGAAGGTTACGCCCTGTTTTTAATTAAGGCTGCTATTATCGATGATTTAAGGAAGCAGGATTGGGTTCCTAGAAGCGTTCATCAAAAGGCAAATAAGCTTTCAGAGGCTATGGATACCTTAAGGCAGTCTCTAGGAAGGGAGCCTACAGATGGAGATCTTTGCGAGTATTTTCAAATTTCCCAACAAGAGCTTTCCGGATGGTTTATTTCAGCGCGTCCGGCTTTGATCATTTCCTTAAATGAGGAAAGACCTTCACTATCCGACGGAGAGTCGGGTGTAGCTTTAGAAGAGCGCATTCCTGACGAACGGGCGGAAACAGGGTACGATATCGTCGATAAAAAAGAATTCTCCTCATTTTTAGCCAACGCTATAGAGGGCTTAGAGGAGAAAGAACGAAAGGTGATGGCTCTATATTATTATGAAGAGCTAGTTCTTAAGGAAATTGGCAAAATTCTTGGAGTTAGCGAATCTCGCGTCTCTCAGATTCATTCCAAAGCTTTGATTAAACTTCGAGCAGCTTTATCCGCCTTTATTTAA